AACAACTGTATATTCATAGAAACACCTTAATGTATCGTTTGACTCGGATTAAGGAACGGACGGGCTACAACCCCCAACACTTTCATGATGCGGCCACGCTACAAATGGCCTTGTGGATGCGAAAAGAGCATGCTGGGGAAGATGGAATGGATTAGGTAATCTATCGTTAAAAACTATAATTAATTATCATCTTAATTAGATCCATAATACAATTTAAGTTGTTATTATTCAAGAAAACATGCGTTATTTTGTAACATTTTGCTTCCTTTCATCCGTTCTTTTTCCCTCATAGATAAAAGCTGCGCAAATACGTTATAAATGGTAGTAGAATACACGCTTTTTCAGGACATTCCTTGAGCATATTGGGACAAAACATGATAGAATGTTATTAGAGGTAACTATATTAATGTAGTTTTCTGTTTTGAAAAGAAAAGGAAGGGGAAAGACAAATGGAATTATACTCCCAGATTGCTGATGAAATAAAAAAGGCAAAAAAAATTACCGTAATTACGGGCGCAGGAATTAGCGTTCCTAGCGGAATCCCTGATTTCAGATCGTCAACTGGTTTATACGCCGGAAAAGAAGAAAACATCCCTTATTATCTATCTGTAACTTATTTCCGCAAGGAACCAAAAGAGTTTTGGGAATTTTATAAAGACTTGCTTCAACTTAAACTACAGGACACTTACGAACCAAACGATGGACACTTTTTCCTAGCTGAGTTGGAGAAAATGGGGAAAGACGTAACGATTGTAACCCAGAATGTTGATTCCCTACACCAAAAAGCAGGGAGCACAAATGTGATTGAAATTCATGGAAATGCTCAACATTCCAGTTGTCCTGAATGCGGAACGATCTATGATCTAGAATATATTAATAAAGAGGTTGTGCCTCGTTGTGAAAAAGATAACGCTGTCATCAAACCAGGGATGGTTATGTTTGAGGAACCCATCTTAGGATTTGAAGAAGCTTACAATGCAACACAAGAAGCAGATCTGTTTATGGCTCTAGGTACGTCTTTGCAAGTCGGACCGGTTAACCAATTACCTCGTTATACGAAAAAATCAGCAGCAAGAGTGCTCGTTAATATGGATCCAACAGAAATGGATCATCTCTTCCAGTATCGGGCGCATGAAGCAATCATCGACTGCTTTGAAAAAGTAAAACAACAACTATAAAACAATGTTCGTTCTGAATTTAAGAGGAACTTTTAGCCCCTGCGCAAAGGAACAGGGGCTAAAATCACAATTTAATGAGGTCTGAGACTGAGTGAAGAGATTTTTTAAGGTTGTAAGCTTAACAAAACACAATCCATCATACTACCTATGTTTTGTTCCGAATTATTTAAGCAGGGATAAAACTGTGATTCGAGGAAACCGATGAATAACTTACTTGGTTTAAATGGTCTATTCGGGATCAATGACCTGCTGTTTCAAATCCTCATTGTCATTTTTCCCATCTCAGTATACCAATTGTTTTGGATTGAGAAAGGCGAAATTGCCGAGTCAAAAAAAGGGAAAATCATCTCCTTTATTTTTTACGCAACTACGATCGCGCTCTGTATGCTCTTTCCAATTCATAGCGACTATGAACATCGCTTTGACTTAAGAGTCATCCCGCTAACGATCGGTTATTTGTACCTCGGCCACAAAGCAGGTATTTTACTCTTTGCTTGGGTATTGCTGCTTCGCATTTTATTTGGCGGACATTTTGGTATCTTACACGCTGTCATTAATATGTCGCTCTATTTCCCTGTTTTATTTTTAGTATCAACAACCTACCAGCATTCATCGAGGATAAAGAGGCTCAAACTTTACCTTCTTTTGAAACTGTATTATTTATTCTGCTTTTTGATTAGTTCTGTATTTGATGACTTTATCCTTGTCGACGCAGAGGCTATTTCCGTTTTTGTTACCTTTGTTGTCATTATTTTAACAACAAGTTTGGTTATCATTAGTTTTATCGAAAGTGTTCAAGAGAAGTTAAGAATGAAAGAAGAATTGCAAAACTCAGAGAAAATGCGATTGTTAAGCGACCTAACTGGGATATTTGCCCATGAAATACGGAATCCGATGCAGGTGACACGTGGTTTTTTGCAACTTTTAAACGAATCCAATTTACCGGATAGTAATAAAGGATACATTAAAATTTCAATTGAAGAATTAGATCGAGCCAATATGATTATTAACGATTTTTTGACCTTTGCAAAGCCAACAACGGGCGAATCAAAAGAAGTCGACATTAAATCGGAATTGCTTCGAGTAGCCAACATTACGCATACGTTTTCAAACACTCAAAATGTAGATATCGAAACAAACTTAACTGACAACTGTTGGGTTTTGGCTAATCCACAAAGGCTGGATCAATGTTTCATTAATATCCTAAAAAATGCAATTGAATCAATGCCTAATGGCGGTCAAATCAATGTAAGTTGCGCTCCGACAAAACACGGTTATATTGAAATAAAATTTACGGATCAAGGAATTGGAATGACAAAGGAACAAATTGAAAACCTTGGCACCCCATTCTATTCCCTAAAGAAAAATGGGACAGGTCTAGGGATGATGATCACGTTTCAAATTATCCGATCCTACAACGGTAAAATAAAAATTAAAAGTCAGTTAGAAAAAGGGACAACGGTTTCTATCTTGTTGCCCCGCCTTGATAAAGCAACCTCGAACCTTAACACGAGCGCCACTCATCAAGGCAATAGAACCCTTTCTGATGATCCCGAACCCTAGATCCAAGTGGATCTTGCGCTTCATTCAGTAAGGGTTCTATCTCCATTCATTCAATCTATGATTCTATTGGCGCCTTCAATTCCCCTACTATATTTCCATCTAAATCCCATTTAATCGCTCGATAGAAATAATCGTGATAAAATACAAACCATGCCTCTTCTTCAATCGCTTTCTGTATCCATTTTTCTTTTGCAAAAATTGAATCCATCGGATAGTCATCATAGGCCATGACCCACAAAGGGTTTCTGTGAGCATGGGTAGGCAGGATATCCGATAAGTGGTAAGCGACTTCCCCTTTGCTTTCGATTCTTACAATAGCATGCCCCGCGCTATGTCCGCCTGTGTGAATAAGATCTACACCTGGCAGGACTTCATAACGGTCATTATAAGTCTGTACTATTTTTTCAACTGGTTGCCAGTTCTCTTCGAGATACGTATTGCGTGTTCGGATATTAGGGTGACGCGCTTCCTGCCATTCAGTTGCTTCTACATAGTGTCTCGCTTCGCTAAAGACTGCTGTGTATCGATCGTCCTTCTTTCTAGTTAAACCCGCAGCGTGATCATTATGAAGATGTGTTAATAGCACATAATCAATATCTTGCGGGGTCAGGCCAAGGGCGCGTAATGACTGCTCAACTGTTGATTCTTCAACTAGCCCCATCCGTCTCTTTTGACTTTCATCTAGTTTGCGGCTGCCCATACCTGTATCAATTAATATATTCCTCTCATCCGTTTGAATTAAGATAGGATCTACCCGCATTTTAATTTGGTTCAAATCATTGCATGGGTATCGTTTGCTCCACATAAATTTTGGAACAACCCCGAACATCGCTCCCCCATCTAATAAAATCTTACCGCCATTTAACCAAACAAGGCGAAAGTCGCCAATCTGTAAATGATCCATACCAATACCCCTTTATTTATAAAAAATATATGGATAATTGTATATCTATATGTAAATTATATCAAACGAAAACAAGCTGATCCGATTGAGGATCAGCTTGTTTCTTACTATATTATGAAACCAATAGGCTTCTAATCTTAGATAGTGCTTTCAAGTTTAAGATGAATGGTTTCGCCAACCACTTTTTCAGCAATCATTTCTTCGATTTCCTCTTCACTGTAACCTAGAAGGGCTAATGTTTCACGTGTGTGCTCACCCAATAAAGGGGATTCCTTAATTTCAGGTGTGAACGCAGTAAATTTGATTGGGCATCCAACTGTCAGATACTTGCCGCGAGCCTTATGGTCAACCTCAACGATGGTTCCGCTTTCGCGAAGGTCTTCGTCATAAGCGATTTCCTTCATGCTCTTAACTGGAGCGCAAGGGATATCAAACTTACGTAAGTAGTCAACCGCTTCGTCCTTCGTCTTATCGGCTAGGACATTATCTTCAATGTACTTGAAAATATCGAATACTTTCGGAAGACGAGCTTGCGCCGTAGCGTACTCAGGATCTTCCGCCCACTCAGGCTTACCAATCGCTTCTGCAGTGCGCTTCCAGTTTTGTCCTTGAATCGTAAAGTAAATGTAAGCGTTCGGATCTGTTTCCCAACCTTTACATTTCAAAATCCAACCCGGTTGTCCGCCACCGCCTGCGTTACCGCCACGAGGAACAGCGTCGTCAAATTCTAATCCTAGACTCTCTTGCGGATACTCCTCTAGTTTTCCTAACTTTTCAAGACGCAATTGGTCACGAAGCTTTACACGGTTCAGGTTAATGTTAGCAGCTTGCATCGAAACCGCTACTTTTTGACCTTTACCTGTTATATCACGTTGTCTTACAGCAGCGATCAATCCAATTGCTAAGTGCATCCCTGTATTGGAGTCACCTAAAGCGGCGCCTGCTACTGTTGGAGGTCCATCCCACCATCCCGTTACAGAAGCGGATCCACCCGCGCACTGAGCAACGTTTTCATATACTTTCAAATCGTTATAACGAGAATTTTCTTCAAATCCTTTAATTGAACCAAAGATTAATCTTGGATTTAACTCCTGTAAGCGCTCCCAAGTGAAGCCCATACGGTCAAGAGCTCCCGGGCCAAAGTTTTCAACTAACATATCATATTCTTGTACTAGTTTCTCCAAAACCTCTTTCCCTTTAGGCGTTCGAGGGTTTAGTTCTAATGATTTCTTATTACTGTTTAATTGCGTGAAATAAAGGGCGTCTACATCCTCAATATCACGTAATTGTCTACGTGTGATATCCCCTTCTCCAACACGCTCAATCTTAAGTACTTCCGCTCCCAGCCAAGCTAATAATTGAGTACAAGCAGGTCCTGCTTGAACCCCAGTCATGTCGATAATTTTGATCCCGTCTAAAGGCAACTTCATTGATTAATCACTCCTAGATTTAATTTAAATCGGTTTGAACTTTGTTCATTGATTTACCAAGGAAAGACAGTTTCGACAGCGTTCTCCATTTCCTTCTTAATAACTGACTGCCCAAAGTAAACGCTTCCTTTTTTGTAAGAAAGCGCTTTCTATTTTAACAGCTCAAAAGGATTATTTAAAAGGCGGTGTGGTTAGCTATTAATTTCATTTTAAGATCGGCTGTTATCATATGAAATTCATTCGCTTAATCCATTTTCACCATCCTTTACATGGAGATCATAACTTTAGCGCTTTTCAATGCCCAGCGCTAACGTTACTTAAAATATATAGGATAGATAAAAATAGATCAAATCCGTATTCTCTCTGTTTTTACCCTTTACTGTAACTTATCTCCATTTTTCTCCTATTATGATTAAAATGCTTCAGTTTTTGAAAAGATTAAATTTCTCTACCTTTTAAACTCTATTAAATTAGCTTATAACAGATTAATTTCAATAGTCAGACAGGGATATTTAAGAGAAAACAAAGCGAGCTGATTCTAATTAAGAATCAGCTCGCCTATATTCTAGGAGTATTTAATGTTCAGAAGTTTTAGTTTGCTTACCTTTTTGGTTTGCCTATTGTAAAAGGTTTGCTTATTAAATCGTTGTTTCTAATTTTAGATGGATGGTTTCGCCAACGACTTTCTTTTCAATAAATTCGTTAACTTGTTCTTCAGTGTAGCCAAGGGACTTCAAAGTTTCACGCGTGTGCTCACCTAGTAAAGGAGATTCTTTGATCTCAGGTGTGAACGCTGTAAATTTGATTGGGCATCCAACCGTTAGATATTTACCGCGAACTTTGTGGTCAACTTCAACGATGGTTCCGCTTTCGCGAAGGTCTTCGTCATAAGCGATTTCCTTCATGCTCTTAACTGGAGCAACTGGAATATCAAACTTACGTAGGTAGTCAACCGCTTCGTCTTTCGTCTTATCCGCTAATACGTTATCTTCAATGTACTTAAAGATATCGAATACTTTTGGTAGACGAGCTTGCGCTGTAGCGTACTCAGGATCTTCCGCCCACTCAGGCTTACCAATCGCTTCAGCTGTACGTTTCCAGTTTTGACCTTGGATTGTGAAGTAAATGTAAGCGTTCGGATCTTCTTCCCAACCTTTACATTTCAAAATCCAACCTGGTTGTCCGCCACCGCCTGCGTTACCGCCGCGAGGAACAGCTTCGTCGAAATCCATTCCTAGACTTTCTTGCGGATACTCTTCTAATCTACCAGCTGCTTCTAAACGCATTTGGTCACGAAGCTTAACACGGTTTAGGTTGATGTTAGCAGCTTGCATCGAAACTGCTACTTTTTGACCTTTACCTGTTAGGTCACGTTGTCTTACAGCAGCAAGGATACCGATCGCTAAGTGCATTCCTGTGTTAGAGTCACCTAGAGCAGCTCCAGATACTGTTGGAGGTCCATCCCACCATCCAGTTACAGAAGCGGATCCACCCGCGCACTGAGCAACGTTTTCATATACTTTCAGGTCATTATAACGGGAGTTTTCTTCAAATCCTTTGATCGAACCGAAGATCAATCTTGGATTTAACTCTTGTAATCGCTCCCAAGTGAAGCCCATGCGGTCTAGAGCTCCTGGACCGAAGTTTTCTACTAAGATATCATATTCTTTAACTAGTTTTTCAAGAATTTCCTTACCTTCTGGTGTTCTTGGGTTTAACTCAATAGACTTTTTGTTACTATTTAGTTGCGTGAAATAAAGAGCGTCAACACCCTCAATATCACGTAATTGTCTACGTGTGATATCCCCTTCTCCAACACGCTCGATCTTCAATACGTCAGCGCCAAACCAAGCCAACATTTGTGTACATGCTGGACCAGCTTGAACACCTGTCATATCAATAATCTTAATTCCTTCTAGAGGCAATGACATGCAAGAATCACTCCTAATTTGAATTTTGGTAAATCGCTTGAACTGTGTCCACTGCTTCACCAAGAGTCAAACTTCAATGACTGTATAATCAGTAAGTGCTTTCATATGAGAGCGAAGTCTTCTAAAAAACGAACACATAAGAAATTCACTTGCTGAAATCCAGTCACGGTCTTGATGGTAAAGTTAGCAATCGGAATTCCGAAGCGCTAACTTTAATTCAAATATACAGGACATCCACTTTTTGAGCAAACTTGTATTTTGGCGTTTTTTGTCCATATTTGCATTATTTTGCACTTTATCTCCTGTTAACTATCGAATCCTTCACTTACCAGATCAACTTCTTTTTAACTATGTTGTATATAAATAAAAGGAGCTGACTCTATATAGAATCAGCTCCCATCTTAAATTCTAGGAGTTTTTAGTTTTCTATTATGGTTTGTCTATATATCTATTTTATAAAATGGCTAAATCGTTGTCTCCAGCTGCAAATGGATCGTTTCGCCGACAATTTTCTTCTCGATTAATTCATCAATTTGCTTATCCGTATATCCTAGCTCCTTTAATTCCTCACGCGTATGCTCGCCTAGTAAAGGAGACTCTTTGACCTCAGGTGTAAACGCTGTAAACTTGATTGGGCATCCAACCGTTAAATATTTACCGCGAACTTTGTGGTCAACTTCAACGATGGTTCCGCTTTCACGCAGATCTGGATCTTCAGCAATTTCCTTCATGCTCTTAACTGGCGCGCATGGAATATCAAACTTGCGGAAATAATCAACCGCTTCGTCTTTCGTCATATCTTTTAAAACATTGTCTTCAATGTACTTAAAAATATCAAAGATTTTCGGTAGTCGAGCTTGCGCTGTAGCATACTCAGGATCTTCTATCCACTCAGGCTTACCAATCGCTTCAGCTGTACGCTTCCAGTTTTGTCCTTGAATCGTAAAGTAAATGTAAGCATTCGGATCTTTTTCCCAACCTTTACACTTCAAAATCCAACCTGGTTGGCCACCGCCGCCAGCATTACCACCGCGTGGAACTGCTTCGTCAAATCCAAGATTTAGGCTTTCTTGCGGGTACTCTTCCAATTTCCCCAATTTTTCCAGACGCATTTGGTCACGAAGCTTAACGCGGTTCAGGTTGATGTTAGCCGCTTGCATCGAAACAGCCACTTTTTGACCTTTCCCCGTCAAATCTCGTTGCCTAACTGCCGCAAT
This genomic window from Ammoniphilus oxalaticus contains:
- a CDS encoding NAD-dependent protein deacylase; this encodes MELYSQIADEIKKAKKITVITGAGISVPSGIPDFRSSTGLYAGKEENIPYYLSVTYFRKEPKEFWEFYKDLLQLKLQDTYEPNDGHFFLAELEKMGKDVTIVTQNVDSLHQKAGSTNVIEIHGNAQHSSCPECGTIYDLEYINKEVVPRCEKDNAVIKPGMVMFEEPILGFEEAYNATQEADLFMALGTSLQVGPVNQLPRYTKKSAARVLVNMDPTEMDHLFQYRAHEAIIDCFEKVKQQL
- a CDS encoding ATP-binding protein; protein product: MNNLLGLNGLFGINDLLFQILIVIFPISVYQLFWIEKGEIAESKKGKIISFIFYATTIALCMLFPIHSDYEHRFDLRVIPLTIGYLYLGHKAGILLFAWVLLLRILFGGHFGILHAVINMSLYFPVLFLVSTTYQHSSRIKRLKLYLLLKLYYLFCFLISSVFDDFILVDAEAISVFVTFVVIILTTSLVIISFIESVQEKLRMKEELQNSEKMRLLSDLTGIFAHEIRNPMQVTRGFLQLLNESNLPDSNKGYIKISIEELDRANMIINDFLTFAKPTTGESKEVDIKSELLRVANITHTFSNTQNVDIETNLTDNCWVLANPQRLDQCFINILKNAIESMPNGGQINVSCAPTKHGYIEIKFTDQGIGMTKEQIENLGTPFYSLKKNGTGLGMMITFQIIRSYNGKIKIKSQLEKGTTVSILLPRLDKATSNLNTSATHQGNRTLSDDPEP
- a CDS encoding YtnP family quorum-quenching lactonase, which codes for MDHLQIGDFRLVWLNGGKILLDGGAMFGVVPKFMWSKRYPCNDLNQIKMRVDPILIQTDERNILIDTGMGSRKLDESQKRRMGLVEESTVEQSLRALGLTPQDIDYVLLTHLHNDHAAGLTRKKDDRYTAVFSEARHYVEATEWQEARHPNIRTRNTYLEENWQPVEKIVQTYNDRYEVLPGVDLIHTGGHSAGHAIVRIESKGEVAYHLSDILPTHAHRNPLWVMAYDDYPMDSIFAKEKWIQKAIEEEAWFVFYHDYFYRAIKWDLDGNIVGELKAPIES
- the frc gene encoding formyl-CoA transferase; translation: MKLPLDGIKIIDMTGVQAGPACTQLLAWLGAEVLKIERVGEGDITRRQLRDIEDVDALYFTQLNSNKKSLELNPRTPKGKEVLEKLVQEYDMLVENFGPGALDRMGFTWERLQELNPRLIFGSIKGFEENSRYNDLKVYENVAQCAGGSASVTGWWDGPPTVAGAALGDSNTGMHLAIGLIAAVRQRDITGKGQKVAVSMQAANINLNRVKLRDQLRLEKLGKLEEYPQESLGLEFDDAVPRGGNAGGGGQPGWILKCKGWETDPNAYIYFTIQGQNWKRTAEAIGKPEWAEDPEYATAQARLPKVFDIFKYIEDNVLADKTKDEAVDYLRKFDIPCAPVKSMKEIAYDEDLRESGTIVEVDHKARGKYLTVGCPIKFTAFTPEIKESPLLGEHTRETLALLGYSEEEIEEMIAEKVVGETIHLKLESTI
- the frc gene encoding formyl-CoA transferase; the protein is MSLPLEGIKIIDMTGVQAGPACTQMLAWFGADVLKIERVGEGDITRRQLRDIEGVDALYFTQLNSNKKSIELNPRTPEGKEILEKLVKEYDILVENFGPGALDRMGFTWERLQELNPRLIFGSIKGFEENSRYNDLKVYENVAQCAGGSASVTGWWDGPPTVSGAALGDSNTGMHLAIGILAAVRQRDLTGKGQKVAVSMQAANINLNRVKLRDQMRLEAAGRLEEYPQESLGMDFDEAVPRGGNAGGGGQPGWILKCKGWEEDPNAYIYFTIQGQNWKRTAEAIGKPEWAEDPEYATAQARLPKVFDIFKYIEDNVLADKTKDEAVDYLRKFDIPVAPVKSMKEIAYDEDLRESGTIVEVDHKVRGKYLTVGCPIKFTAFTPEIKESPLLGEHTRETLKSLGYTEEQVNEFIEKKVVGETIHLKLETTI
- the frc gene encoding formyl-CoA transferase; translated protein: MTLPLEGLKVLDMTGVQAGPACTQMLAWFGADVLKIERVGEGDITRRQLRDIDGVDALYFTQLNHNKRSMELNPRTPEGKEILEKLVKKSDILVENFGPGALDRMGFSWERLQELNPRLIFGSIKGFEENSRYNDLKVYENVAQCAGGSASVTGWWDGPPTVSGAALGDSNTGMHLVIGLIAAVRQRDLTGKGQKVAVSMQAANINLNRVKLRDQMRLEKLGKLEEYPQESLNLGFDEAVPRGGNAGGGGQPGWILKCKGWEKDPNAYIYFTIQGQNWKRTAEAIGKPEWIEDPEYATAQARLPKIFDIFKYIEDNVLKDMTKDEAVDYFRKFDIPCAPVKSMKEIAEDPDLRESGTIVEVDHKVRGKYLTVGCPIKFTAFTPEVKESPLLGEHTREELKELGYTDKQIDELIEKKIVGETIHLQLETTI